DNA sequence from the Cupriavidus sp. WKF15 genome:
GCAAAGGCCAGCGCGCCGCCGCCGGGAATGATGGTGGCCAGCGCCCCGGCCCGCACCAGCGAGGCCAGCAGCGCCACCACGAATATGTCGAGCATGGACCATCGGCCGATCACCTCGATCAGGCCATACAGCCTGGTCCGCTGCCGCAGGCGCCAGGTCGAGCGCATATGCACGGAGACCAGCAGCAGCGTGAGGATCAGCATCTTCAGCAGCGGCACGATGATGCTGGCGATCAGCACGATCCCCGCGAGCAGGTGCGAGCCCGACAGCCACAGGTAGATCACGCCGGACAGGATGGTGTCCTGCTGCGTGCCGAGGATGGACTGCGTCACCATTACCGGCAGCAGGTTGGCGGGAATATAAAGTATGTAGGCCGACAGCAGGAACGCCCAGGTACGGGCCACGCTGTCGGGCTTGCGGTGGTGCAGCGTGGCGCCGCAGCGCGGGCAGGGCCGGCCTTCGAGCGAACGGGGGCTGACCAGGTCGCAGGCATGGCAAGACAGCAGCCCCAGCCGCGTGGCCGTGGGCACCTGCGGCAGCGGCGTGCGCTCGTCGTCGTCGGTGATCTCCTGCACCACGCTACTGGCGAACTGGCGCGAGCGCTGGAGCTGCTCGCGCGCGCCGGCCAGGCGCGGCAGCTTGCGGCGCGGCGGCTGCGTATCGCTCATCGGCGGGCTCCGTCCGTGGCCTTGGCCTGCGCCTCTTGCGGCGATTCCAGGAAATGCCACAGGTCGCGCGGATCGAACGACAGCATGGCCGCCAGCACCACCACCAGCGCGCCGAACGACCACAGCGCGATGCCGGGCAGCACCTGGGCCATGCTCGACAGCTTTACCAGCGTGACCAGCACGCCGATCATGAACACTTCGATCATGCCCCACGGCCGGGTCTGGCGGATGCCGCGCACGACGCGGTCAAAGCCGGCAGGCATGCGGCGGGCCGCCATGGGCACCAGCAGGTAGGCCATCATCAGCATTTCCGAAAGCGGGAACAGGATGGTGGTGGCGAACACCAGCGCGGCCACCAGCGCCATGTTGTCGGCATATAGCGCCTGCACGGCGCCGAGCAGCGTGGTTTGCGTGCGCACGCCTTTCAGGTCCATCTCGACGATCGGAAAGGCGTTGGAGACCAGGAACAGGATCAGCGCGGTGATGACCAGCGGCAGCAGGTGCCGGTAGGCGCGCGTGCTTTCGCGGTACAGCTCGCCGCCGCAGCGCAGGCACAGCGCGCGTTCGCCCGGGGCCAGTTCCGCGCGCTGGTACACGGCGTCGCAGTATTCGCAGGCGACCAGTCCGTGCAGGGTGCCAGCGTCCAACGGCGTGCCGGTGTCACCGTGTGCCATGCGTCGCGCTCAGCCGGGCCGCTTGCCCGGCGCGACTGCCGGTGCGTCGGGGTTGTCGACCAGCGCGGGCGCGGGGCTGGGCGCGGGCGCCGGCGCCATGGCTTGCGCGCGCTGCACGGCTTCGATCTGCGAGCCGATGGTCCAGTCGCGCAGCAGGGCGTAGGCCACCGCGAGCAGGGTCGGGCCGATGAATACACCCAGGAAACCGAAGGCCAGCGCGCCGCCGAGCACGCCCATCATGATCCAGATAAGCGGCATGCCCGTGCCCTTGCTGATCAGCAGGGGCTTGATGATGTTGTCGGCCATGCCGACCACGGCTACGCCCCATACCACCAGGAAGATCGCCCAGCCCGTGGCGCCAGCGTGATAGAGCCACAGCGCGGCAGGCAGCCAGATCAGCGGCGGCCCGACCGGGATCACCGACAGGAAGAACGTGACGAAGCCCAGGATGGCAGCCCCCGGCACGCCCGCGATCCACAGGCCGATCCCTTGCAGCACTGCCTGGATGAACGCCGTGCCGAGCACGCCGTAGACCACGCCCTTGACCGTGCTGCCGGCCAGCGCGAGCAGGTGGTCGGCGCGCTCGCCGGCAATGCGGCGCATGCCCGCGCGCAGCCAGTCGACCGCGTATTCGCCGCCGGTGTAGAAGAAGAACGCGAGGATGATCGACAGCGCGAGCTGCCCCAGTCCGGCGCCGACCGACAGCCCGGCGCCGAGCAGCGCATGGCCGACCGGCGCGATCAGCTTGCGCAGGTTGGCCATCATGTCGGAGTCGGCGTGGAACAGCCCCTGCCACGACGTCTGCAGATAGCTGCCCACATAGGGCAGGCTGCTGAGCCAGTCGGGCAACTGCGGAACGCCCTGGTCCATGTAGCGGTCGACCAGGCCGGAGAGTTCATCGATATGCGCGGCAAAGCTCGCGCCCGCATAGACAAAGGGGCCGAGCACGATCACCGTGGCCAGCACCACGCAGATCAGCGCTGCCAGGCCGCGCCGGTTGCCGAGCCAGCGCGCCAGCACCGTATAGGGGTACCACGAACTGAATGCCAGGATGGCGCCCCACAGCAGCGCCGTCGTGAACGGTGCCAGAACCAGCAACGAGCCGCCGATCAGCACGACCAGCGCGAATACGGCGGCGATCTTTTCAATCAGTTGGCCGGAACTCATGACTTCTCCAATTCCGCCGGAGTGACGGAAACGGCGTAAATATAGCCTACGTCGGTCCCCCCGGCGGCGAGAGGGCCATTTCGGGGGCCGGTGCAGGCACTCGTGCGGGCATAGCCGAGGGAACAACCCACAGTGCCACACCTGTATGACATGCGCCAGCACCGCATGGAAAGCATGAAAGCGCAAACGGGCGCCGTAGCGCCCGTTGCCGTGCGGAAAGAACTGGCTGGTCAGGACGTCGCGCTCATCACGCCGTCCTTGAGCAGCGCTGCCACCAGGTCCGACTGCGTCACCATGCCGACCACGCGGTGGTGGTCGTCGATGACGGGCGCGTGGTGCAGGCCGCCGTCGCTGAACGCCTGCGCCAGTTCCACCATGGGCTGCTCGGGGCGCGCGGTGACCACGGCGCGCGTCATCAGGTCGCGCACGGTGCCGGCCAGGCGGCGCGCACCGGTGTCGCGCTGCGCGGCGAAGAAATCGCTCTGGGTGATGATGCCCAGCAGCTTGCGGTGTTCGTCGACCACCGGCAGCGCCTTGATGCGGTGCCGCGTCAGCAGGTGCGAGGCCTCGGTGGCGGGCCGCTCGGCGCGCACCGTCACGACGTCGCGCGACATGATGTCGGAGCACAGCACGTTGCCGAAGCGGCGCCGGTACGCGCGCAGTTGCGCGGCCATCAGGATCGCTTCGAGATCGTCTTCTTCGATATCGAGGAACTCGCCGCGCGCCTGCAGCGCATCGTGCAGGTCGGCGCGCGTGAAGCCGACGCGCTGTCCGGGCGGAAGATCGCTGGTGTGGTGCTGCACCGGCGGCTCGGGCGGGCGGTGCGGATAGCGCCGCTGCGACAGGTTGTTGAAGGCCAGTGCCATCAGCAACAGCAGCATGGAATTGAACAGCACCGGCACGACCACGAAGCCGAAGCCCAGCGCACTGACCGCAGGTCCGCCAAACACAGCAGTGATCGCCACCGCGCCGCTGGGCGGGTGCACGCAACGGAGCTGGAACATCACCGCGATGGCGACCGCCACCGCGGTGGCCGCGGCCAGGCCGGGGTCGGGAATCCAGCGCGCGCAGGCCACGCCGATCAGCGCGGCGAACAGGTTGCCGCCGATGATCGACCAGGGCTGTGCGAGTGGACTCGAAGGCACTGCGAACAGCAGCACCGCCGAAGCACCCATCGGCGCGACAAACCATGGGTTGAAGCCGCCCAGGGTCTGGTGGCTGATCCACTCGGTGCAAAACAGGCCCAGCAGCGCGCCGAGGCAACTCTTGATGCGCTCGAGACGGCTGGCCGATACCGGCAAGGGGACGAAAGTGCGCAGCCAGGCACGGGTGTTATGTGCAAGTGCAGCGACGGCGGGGGCGGAAGGCATTCGGGAACGGGGGCGCGTTGGAATGGTCGGTGTAATATATCACGGGGTGATATATTTGGCGGCCTTTGGGGTGGAAAGCACCGACACCATGTCCATGCGGCTGATCGGCATTGTCTCGCTGCGCGACCTGCTGCGGCCGAGCGGGCAGGTCTTCCATGAGGAGTTCAGCCGCGAGCGCCTGCGCGGCGTCGCGACCGGCAAGCTGAGCGCTACGCGCTGAAGCGCTAAAGCTTGTAGGTCGACAGCAGGATGCTGGTCTCCGTCGCGCTGATGCCGTCGATCAGCCGGATCCGGTCCAGCGTGCGGTCGAACGCTTCGAGCGAATCGGCGCGCAGCTCCGCAATGATGTCCCAGCGGCCGTTGGTGGTGTGCAGCGCCTGCACATTCGGCTCGCCGCGCAAGGCCTGCAGCACGGTGCGGGCCTTGTTGCCTTCCACCGCCACCGTCATCCACGCGCGGATGCGGTGCGGCTCGGCCTCCGGCCGCAGCCGCACGGTATAGCCGACGATCAGTCCTTCCTTCTCCAGTTTGTCGATACGGTTCTGCACGGTCGCGCGCGACACGCGCAGCGCCTGCGCGAGCGCCGTGACCGGCGTGCGGGCGTTGTCGCGCAGCAGCGAGAGCAGTTGGTGGTCAATGGCGTCCATGGGGCGGGTTGGCGCTTTGTTGTTTTGTCCTGGCGATTTGTACATTCAACAGCGCAGATTGTGCAAGTTGCTGGCTATTAGTTAACACCGGCCTGCATCAGAATGCAATCGAACAAATAACCGCGCCGCAGACTGCTGCCGACGCCTTCAAGGAGCCGCCGTGATCACCACCCCTACCATCCTGCTTGTCGAACCCACGTTTTACGATGTGTCGTACAGCATCAACCCGTGGATGGATCCGCAAGCGTGGGCGCGCGATCCCCGCGGCATGCACCGCGATGCCAGCAATGCCTTTGATGCGCTGCACGATGCGCTGCGCCTGGCCGGCTTCGCGGTCGAACTGGCGCCGGGCTTCCCGGGCGTGCCGGACATGGTGTTCCCGGCCAATGCCGCCGTGGTGCTGGACGGCCGCGCCGTGCTCGCGCGCTTCCGCTACCCCCAGCGGCGCGGCGAAGAGGCGCCGTTCGCCAGCATCTTCGAAAGCATGCGCCAGCGCGGGCTGGTCGATGAAGTCATGCAGCTTCCGGACGGCTGCTACCAGGAGGGCGCGGGCGACTGCATCTGGGACGCCAGCCGCGGCCACTTCTGGGCCGGCTTCGGTCCGCGCTCCTCGCGCGAGGCGGCCGATGCCATGGCGGCCCGGTTCGGGCGAGAGGTGGTGGCGCTGGAACTGGCCACGCAGCACAGCTATCACCTGGATGTGTGCTTCTGCCCGCTGTCGGGGGGAGAGATCCTGTACTACCCGCCGGCCTTCTCCGAAGCGTCGCTGCGCGACCTGCGCGCACGCGTGCCGGCCAGCCTGCGCATCGAGGCGACCGAGGACGACCTGCGCCACTTCAGCGTGAACGCCGTCAACCTGCACGACCAGGTCGTGATGACGCGCACGACGCCGCACCTGCGCGCCGAACTGGGCGGGCGCGGCTACCAGTTGCGCGAAGTCGACCTGTCGCCGTTCATGCTGTCCGGCGGTGGCGCCTATTGCATGACCTTGCGCCTGGACCGCAGCAGCGGGACGCTCAACGCATCTCGCGCGGCAGCGTGAACGGTTGTCACCGGGATTCGGGAGTCCACCATGAAAGACACCACCATGACGCGCTTCCTGGACGCCACGGACGTTGCCAGGCTGGTCGGCGCCATCGGCGTGCCGGTTGCCCTCGCGCAATTGTCCGACCACGTGCGCCAGGATTTCCTGCGCTGGGATCAGTTCGAGAAGTCGGCCCGGCTGGCCAGCCATTCGCCGGTCGGGGTGATCGAGCTGATGCCTGTGAGCGACGGCGTGCAGTATGCGTTCAAGTATGTGAACGGTCATCCGCGCAATGCGCGTTTCGCCATGCCGACCGTGATGGCCTTCGGCATGCTGGCCGAGGTCAAGACCGGCTTCCCGCTGATGCTGGCCGACCTGACCCTGGGCACGGCGCTGCGCACGGCCGCCACCTCGGCACTGGCCGCGCGCGCCATGGCGCGGCCGGACAGCGCGGTCATGGCGCTGATCGGCAATGGCGCGCAGGCCGAGTTCCAGGCGCTGGCCTTCCACGCCATGCTGGGCGTGCGCGAGGTCCGTGCCTATGACATTGACCGCGAGGCCACGGCACGGCTGGCGCGCAACCTCGCGGCGGTTCCGGGTTTGTCCATCGTTCCCGTCGAAACCGCGCGGGCCGCGCTGGCGGACGCGGACATCGTCACCACGGTGACCGCCGACAAGAAGCAGGCGACGATCCTGACGCCGGACATGGTGCGCCCGGGCATGCACCTGAACGCCCTCGGCGGCGACTGCCCGGGCAAGACCGAGCTGCATCGGGACATCCTGCGCCAGGCGCGCATCGTGGTGGAGTATGAACCGCAGACGCGGCTCGAAGGCGAGATCCAGCAGCTCGCGCCCGACGCGCCGGTCACCGAACTCTGGCAGGTGCTCTCAGGCCGCGCGCCGGGGCGTGCCGGCGCGGACGAGGTGACGATCTTCGATTCGGTCGGGTTTGCGCTCGAAGACTACTCGGCGCTGCGCTGGCTGTACGCGGCCGCGTGCGCACGCCATGCCGGCCGGCAGATCGAGCTGGTGGCGATGCCGCCCGACCCGCGCAACCTGTATGGCTGGATGGTGGACGCGCAGGCGCCGCGCGCGGCAGCACCGCAGGAGACGGCGCTGGCGTGACCGGCCTCGGCCGGGGTTTCAGCCGCCCCGGCCCATCATCAGCTGCGCGCGCAGGAAGCCCTTGACCTCTTCGAG
Encoded proteins:
- a CDS encoding AI-2E family transporter — its product is MSSGQLIEKIAAVFALVVLIGGSLLVLAPFTTALLWGAILAFSSWYPYTVLARWLGNRRGLAALICVVLATVIVLGPFVYAGASFAAHIDELSGLVDRYMDQGVPQLPDWLSSLPYVGSYLQTSWQGLFHADSDMMANLRKLIAPVGHALLGAGLSVGAGLGQLALSIILAFFFYTGGEYAVDWLRAGMRRIAGERADHLLALAGSTVKGVVYGVLGTAFIQAVLQGIGLWIAGVPGAAILGFVTFFLSVIPVGPPLIWLPAALWLYHAGATGWAIFLVVWGVAVVGMADNIIKPLLISKGTGMPLIWIMMGVLGGALAFGFLGVFIGPTLLAVAYALLRDWTIGSQIEAVQRAQAMAPAPAPSPAPALVDNPDAPAVAPGKRPG
- a CDS encoding Lrp/AsnC family transcriptional regulator — translated: MDAIDHQLLSLLRDNARTPVTALAQALRVSRATVQNRIDKLEKEGLIVGYTVRLRPEAEPHRIRAWMTVAVEGNKARTVLQALRGEPNVQALHTTNGRWDIIAELRADSLEAFDRTLDRIRLIDGISATETSILLSTYKL
- a CDS encoding ornithine cyclodeaminase; translation: MKDTTMTRFLDATDVARLVGAIGVPVALAQLSDHVRQDFLRWDQFEKSARLASHSPVGVIELMPVSDGVQYAFKYVNGHPRNARFAMPTVMAFGMLAEVKTGFPLMLADLTLGTALRTAATSALAARAMARPDSAVMALIGNGAQAEFQALAFHAMLGVREVRAYDIDREATARLARNLAAVPGLSIVPVETARAALADADIVTTVTADKKQATILTPDMVRPGMHLNALGGDCPGKTELHRDILRQARIVVEYEPQTRLEGEIQQLAPDAPVTELWQVLSGRAPGRAGADEVTIFDSVGFALEDYSALRWLYAAACARHAGRQIELVAMPPDPRNLYGWMVDAQAPRAAAPQETALA
- a CDS encoding paraquat-inducible protein A gives rise to the protein MSDTQPPRRKLPRLAGAREQLQRSRQFASSVVQEITDDDERTPLPQVPTATRLGLLSCHACDLVSPRSLEGRPCPRCGATLHHRKPDSVARTWAFLLSAYILYIPANLLPVMVTQSILGTQQDTILSGVIYLWLSGSHLLAGIVLIASIIVPLLKMLILTLLLVSVHMRSTWRLRQRTRLYGLIEVIGRWSMLDIFVVALLASLVRAGALATIIPGGGALAFASVVVLTMLASLSFDPRLLWDSLEQQDARD
- a CDS encoding paraquat-inducible protein A; amino-acid sequence: MAHGDTGTPLDAGTLHGLVACEYCDAVYQRAELAPGERALCLRCGGELYRESTRAYRHLLPLVITALILFLVSNAFPIVEMDLKGVRTQTTLLGAVQALYADNMALVAALVFATTILFPLSEMLMMAYLLVPMAARRMPAGFDRVVRGIRQTRPWGMIEVFMIGVLVTLVKLSSMAQVLPGIALWSFGALVVVLAAMLSFDPRDLWHFLESPQEAQAKATDGARR
- a CDS encoding arginine deiminase-related protein, translated to MITTPTILLVEPTFYDVSYSINPWMDPQAWARDPRGMHRDASNAFDALHDALRLAGFAVELAPGFPGVPDMVFPANAAVVLDGRAVLARFRYPQRRGEEAPFASIFESMRQRGLVDEVMQLPDGCYQEGAGDCIWDASRGHFWAGFGPRSSREAADAMAARFGREVVALELATQHSYHLDVCFCPLSGGEILYYPPAFSEASLRDLRARVPASLRIEATEDDLRHFSVNAVNLHDQVVMTRTTPHLRAELGGRGYQLREVDLSPFMLSGGGAYCMTLRLDRSSGTLNASRAAA
- a CDS encoding HPP family protein, whose translation is MPSAPAVAALAHNTRAWLRTFVPLPVSASRLERIKSCLGALLGLFCTEWISHQTLGGFNPWFVAPMGASAVLLFAVPSSPLAQPWSIIGGNLFAALIGVACARWIPDPGLAAATAVAVAIAVMFQLRCVHPPSGAVAITAVFGGPAVSALGFGFVVVPVLFNSMLLLLMALAFNNLSQRRYPHRPPEPPVQHHTSDLPPGQRVGFTRADLHDALQARGEFLDIEEDDLEAILMAAQLRAYRRRFGNVLCSDIMSRDVVTVRAERPATEASHLLTRHRIKALPVVDEHRKLLGIITQSDFFAAQRDTGARRLAGTVRDLMTRAVVTARPEQPMVELAQAFSDGGLHHAPVIDDHHRVVGMVTQSDLVAALLKDGVMSATS